The Pseudodesulfovibrio sp. zrk46 genome contains a region encoding:
- a CDS encoding RluA family pseudouridine synthase, which yields MSRQEIYNVSEELEGVRLDKALVEVLPGSGLRLRRRLCDEGKVLINGKVRKPGYKVRTGQELIIRSGVVTMTHEELGLKIIHRNDQFAAVYKPGAVHSARIEGKGSANVEDVLPSLFPDSAPVLLNRLDYLTSGILLVALNSDGVNKYRELEDAGDIKKFYKARVKGRFDGFVSVQSKLDCDDRKTTKVLEESDVDTRRWTEVEAIAHDRDLDTTDVRCLIVKGARHQIRAHLASIGHPIVGDPMYGDAAGDLLHLHHQRIEFPGFEAEQDGPF from the coding sequence ATGTCCCGCCAAGAAATATACAATGTGTCAGAGGAACTTGAGGGTGTGCGTCTCGATAAGGCGCTAGTTGAAGTTCTGCCCGGCTCAGGCCTGAGATTGCGTCGCCGTCTTTGCGATGAGGGAAAAGTCCTCATAAATGGCAAGGTACGAAAGCCTGGGTACAAGGTCCGCACCGGGCAGGAGCTCATTATTAGGTCAGGAGTTGTAACCATGACTCATGAGGAATTGGGACTTAAGATTATACATCGTAATGATCAGTTCGCTGCCGTTTATAAACCGGGGGCTGTTCATTCTGCTCGAATCGAAGGCAAAGGGTCGGCGAATGTAGAAGATGTTTTGCCCAGTCTTTTTCCCGATTCAGCGCCTGTTTTGCTAAATCGTTTAGACTACCTGACTTCAGGTATTCTGCTGGTGGCTCTTAACTCTGATGGGGTGAATAAATATCGCGAGTTGGAAGATGCTGGCGATATCAAGAAATTTTATAAGGCTCGGGTAAAGGGACGTTTTGACGGTTTCGTGTCAGTTCAAAGTAAGTTGGATTGTGATGATCGTAAAACGACTAAGGTGCTTGAAGAGAGCGATGTGGACACTCGCCGCTGGACAGAGGTCGAAGCAATTGCACATGATCGAGATTTGGATACAACAGACGTGCGCTGTTTAATTGTGAAGGGAGCACGGCATCAGATTCGTGCTCACCTCGCCTCCATTGGTCATCCTATTGTTGGTGATCCTATGTACGGAGACGCTGCTGGGGATTTGTTGCATCTTCATCACCAGCGCATTGAGTTCCCTGGCTTCGAAGCAGAGCAGGATGGACCGTTTTAA
- the ftsY gene encoding signal recognition particle-docking protein FtsY, with product MGFFSKLKKAWASPEDVAQQALEEYKKEQGIEVEAKEEPAPASEEVVDPVPASPVATEVSQQEAPVASVETDAAPTPTEDWQAGLTLSLRQAEPKLSEWLNLIVEGVDEKGQNLWDRLAFLFKALGAPEDEARDFIKKFDVWLDEMGYVAVAEFKSELQYRLALALELEDEEDERDRLFLKLSEGISKTREQITKRIDGLLSSHSKLDDDFWEEFEEILIMADVGMEAANQLMENLKERARKAGTDDPEDFKDILRDELEEIFKVPPRIEAVNPPEVLMMVGVNGVGKTTSIAKLAYRAQMQGRKVLIAAGDTFRAAAIDQLKVWADRIGVGFFAKAEGSDPAAVAYEAMDKAVNEGYDLLLLDTAGRLHTKINLMEELKKIERVVGKKHEGAPHRTVLVIDATTGQNALSQTKLFNEAVGVDEIILTKLDGTAKGGVVVAVTLQNQLPITFVGLGEKMEDLRPFNGKDFAKALLT from the coding sequence ATGGGATTCTTTAGCAAACTAAAAAAGGCCTGGGCAAGCCCTGAAGATGTGGCTCAACAGGCTCTGGAAGAATACAAGAAAGAACAGGGCATCGAAGTTGAGGCAAAGGAAGAACCGGCCCCGGCTTCAGAAGAGGTCGTTGATCCAGTTCCTGCCTCTCCAGTTGCCACAGAAGTAAGTCAACAAGAAGCACCCGTTGCTTCTGTAGAAACTGATGCCGCGCCTACTCCCACTGAAGATTGGCAAGCAGGCCTAACGCTTTCCCTGCGGCAAGCTGAGCCCAAGCTCTCCGAGTGGTTGAATCTTATTGTTGAGGGCGTTGATGAAAAGGGCCAGAACCTCTGGGACCGTCTCGCTTTCCTGTTTAAAGCGCTTGGAGCCCCTGAAGACGAAGCACGGGATTTCATCAAGAAGTTTGATGTATGGCTCGACGAAATGGGCTACGTTGCCGTCGCTGAATTCAAGTCCGAACTCCAGTATCGGTTGGCCCTAGCATTGGAATTGGAAGATGAAGAAGATGAACGTGACCGTCTCTTCCTCAAGCTCTCCGAAGGCATTTCCAAAACTCGCGAACAGATAACCAAACGCATCGACGGCCTGCTCTCCTCCCACTCCAAGTTGGATGATGATTTCTGGGAAGAATTCGAAGAGATCCTCATCATGGCAGACGTCGGCATGGAAGCCGCCAACCAACTCATGGAGAACCTCAAGGAACGCGCCCGCAAAGCAGGCACTGACGATCCAGAGGATTTCAAAGACATTTTGCGCGATGAGCTGGAAGAAATTTTCAAAGTACCGCCGCGTATTGAAGCCGTTAATCCGCCTGAAGTGCTGATGATGGTTGGTGTCAACGGTGTAGGAAAGACTACTAGCATCGCCAAGCTCGCCTACCGCGCTCAAATGCAGGGCCGCAAAGTCCTCATCGCCGCAGGTGATACCTTCCGCGCGGCGGCTATCGACCAGCTCAAAGTATGGGCTGATCGCATTGGTGTTGGTTTCTTTGCCAAAGCAGAAGGTAGCGATCCGGCAGCCGTGGCCTATGAAGCCATGGACAAGGCTGTCAACGAAGGCTACGATCTGTTATTGCTCGATACTGCAGGTCGATTGCATACCAAGATCAACCTGATGGAAGAGCTTAAAAAGATCGAGCGCGTAGTTGGCAAGAAGCACGAAGGTGCTCCCCACCGAACCGTCTTGGTTATCGACGCGACCACGGGTCAGAACGCTCTATCGCAGACCAAGCTTTTCAACGAAGCCGTGGGGGTTGACGAAATAATTCTGACCAAACTCGACGGAACAGCCAAAGGTGGAGTCGTCGTTGCTGTGACATTACAGAACCAACTTCCGATCACCTTTGTGGGGCTCGGAGAGAAGATGGAAGACCTTCGCCCGTTCAACGGCAAGGACTTTGCCAAAGCCTTGTTAACTTAA
- a CDS encoding EamA family transporter produces MDIRGFLYVLAAAFMWGVIGIFAKEVLAEGVTALEIAFWRAALAWVMFVIHAAIQKELRVHRTDLPFLFGFGFICVTLFYGSYQLAIRDVGMAMAAVLLYTAPAWVAFLSWLVLKEEMTPTKSICVAMTIIGVSCISLGPSLLSGGTIQLDSFGLIAGLVSGFTYALYYIFGKKYLHKYATPTIFVYALPFGAALLFPFVEFHPKSAYAWSMLISMAAVTAYGAFNAYYAGLKRMEATRASVIATFEPMVAAVLAYILFGEKFSLLGYVGSSLIIAAVFLVVLSGSKSSRAAGEEA; encoded by the coding sequence ATGGATATCAGGGGTTTTTTGTATGTTCTGGCCGCCGCCTTTATGTGGGGTGTCATTGGTATTTTTGCCAAGGAGGTTCTGGCCGAAGGAGTAACGGCCCTTGAGATAGCCTTTTGGCGAGCAGCACTGGCCTGGGTCATGTTCGTCATCCATGCAGCGATCCAAAAGGAACTAAGAGTCCACCGTACTGACCTTCCTTTTCTATTCGGTTTCGGGTTCATTTGCGTCACCCTGTTCTATGGATCTTACCAACTGGCTATCCGCGATGTCGGCATGGCCATGGCTGCAGTACTGCTCTATACGGCTCCCGCTTGGGTTGCATTCCTCTCATGGTTGGTTCTTAAAGAAGAAATGACGCCTACAAAATCCATCTGCGTAGCCATGACTATCATTGGCGTTTCCTGCATTAGCCTCGGCCCAAGTCTTTTGAGTGGTGGCACCATCCAACTTGACTCCTTTGGTCTTATTGCTGGATTGGTGTCAGGGTTCACATATGCGCTCTACTACATTTTCGGGAAGAAATACCTACACAAGTACGCCACGCCAACTATCTTTGTATACGCGCTGCCCTTTGGAGCAGCCTTACTCTTCCCTTTTGTCGAATTTCATCCCAAATCAGCTTACGCATGGTCCATGCTTATTTCCATGGCCGCTGTCACAGCATATGGAGCCTTCAACGCGTATTATGCAGGCCTCAAACGAATGGAAGCAACCCGCGCCTCTGTCATTGCGACCTTTGAACCGATGGTGGCCGCTGTGCTGGCATATATCCTGTTCGGTGAGAAATTCTCTCTCCTTGGCTATGTGGGCAGTAGCTTGATCATTGCCGCTGTATTTCTGGTCGTTTTATCCGGTAGTAAATCCAGCCGGGCGGCTGGCGAGGAGGCATAA
- a CDS encoding UvrD-helicase domain-containing protein produces MSQLKQVKASAGSGKTYQLTRRFLSLLDKADENKHAFTCTVSPHKGYAWPEIMAVTFTNKAATEMKERVVSGLKHAALDLGDQMTDCSPQTASRAIDSILRRYHRLNIRTIDSLLALLLRLFALEFGIRPDFQMIFDESEMFDAVYDHFVLICEEDGLEHELLAAAMDTMIRSEGRSGFWMQDMIRRRLLDLTRFLRTESGPLLTDQEEIKALLTAAYADFQQTVKCTLEYFADTGLPFAKRFIDFLMNSQDLGLFDPPKDSAYIKKESLRDCVNKKGKDDVNSRAEAEYAHLKEAWQTYATNHAALTGAYFLAPAVEIALRLLNGLNHQQKEQGLILGSSLAGFVNELLTYNEAVSEAYCRLGCRLHHLLVDEFQDTSREQWQAITPLSQECLAKGGSLYYVGDVKQAIYGWRGGDSALFDEVLSQPDLASLALNSGSDTLPNNWRSFRNVVEFNNEFFRNFENIIHASDLADTLFKDAPDNFRASFADDLTGNFEDCAQAIPPQNEESEGYVRMTRLPGGRNEEIEEQALVALDELIDELTKRRYFRDIAILVRTHGHASLVCDLLVQKDIPVITENSLQLDRHPIIRQLAGLLGFLDFPRDDVAFLTFAAGNELFLAETGITEEEFHNWLIKPKKRPLGVCFRDDYPDQWQQFIEPFYNQSGLMTPYDLTREAIRTFRVLERHPDAELYVRRFLEVVHLAEENGYGSLSAFLEYWDEKSGEEKVPLPENIDAVRIMTIHKSKGLEFPVVIVPFHNWAVRPDQDYLIRKVKGQRILTPMKKGMGKPYLTSMGRAVREQLNLLYVAWTRAREELYGFFTEKPVHYPALAALNLFLDLEEDEIFEYGTLPQDGEPSPPPPKPEPQQLDKGNTENLLMEWLPRLRVYRHNRDEFFYNEKMRGEVAHRVMEHLRLTGNDEEDTNRAVLLALQDFPILAALDEETMQNLDSDLRTMTRWALTDDNLRRWLDKGDREPEIMDAEGNFKRLDLLYRQDKTVVVDFKTGQPTPKNREQVLDYMNILKEMDPTCEPSGYLVYFDLQEIHEVAEDV; encoded by the coding sequence ATGTCACAGCTCAAGCAGGTTAAAGCGTCTGCCGGATCAGGCAAGACCTACCAACTCACTCGCAGGTTCCTAAGCCTGCTAGACAAAGCTGATGAAAACAAACACGCCTTTACTTGTACTGTCAGCCCCCACAAAGGATATGCTTGGCCAGAAATCATGGCCGTGACCTTCACCAACAAGGCTGCCACGGAGATGAAGGAGCGCGTTGTATCGGGCCTCAAACACGCTGCTTTGGATTTGGGAGACCAAATGACAGACTGCTCTCCGCAGACTGCCTCTCGCGCCATCGATTCCATCTTGCGTCGATATCATCGTCTGAATATCCGAACCATTGACTCGCTACTGGCGCTACTCCTTCGACTCTTCGCACTTGAATTCGGCATCCGTCCAGACTTCCAAATGATCTTTGACGAGAGCGAAATGTTCGACGCGGTATACGACCACTTCGTTCTCATCTGTGAAGAAGATGGCCTTGAGCACGAACTACTGGCGGCAGCCATGGACACCATGATCCGCTCTGAAGGTCGATCCGGCTTCTGGATGCAGGACATGATCCGCCGACGACTGTTGGATTTGACTCGCTTCCTGCGCACCGAGTCCGGCCCGCTCCTAACGGACCAAGAGGAAATCAAGGCTCTGCTCACTGCAGCTTATGCCGACTTTCAACAGACCGTGAAATGCACACTGGAGTATTTCGCCGACACAGGTTTGCCATTTGCCAAACGATTCATTGATTTTCTCATGAACAGTCAGGACCTCGGCCTGTTCGATCCCCCTAAGGACTCCGCGTATATAAAGAAGGAAAGCCTGCGAGACTGTGTAAACAAGAAAGGCAAAGACGACGTCAACAGCCGTGCCGAAGCTGAATACGCCCACCTCAAGGAAGCATGGCAAACCTACGCTACAAACCATGCGGCGCTAACAGGAGCCTATTTTCTAGCTCCTGCGGTGGAGATAGCCTTGCGCCTACTCAACGGTCTCAATCACCAGCAAAAAGAGCAAGGTCTGATCCTCGGCTCGTCACTGGCCGGGTTCGTTAATGAACTGCTCACATACAACGAGGCTGTATCCGAAGCATACTGCCGCCTCGGTTGCAGGTTACATCACTTATTAGTGGATGAATTTCAGGACACCAGCCGCGAACAATGGCAAGCCATCACCCCTCTATCACAAGAGTGTCTCGCCAAAGGCGGTTCACTTTACTACGTCGGCGACGTCAAACAAGCCATCTATGGCTGGCGTGGCGGAGACTCTGCCCTGTTCGACGAGGTGCTCTCTCAACCCGACCTAGCATCACTCGCACTGAATTCGGGAAGCGACACCCTGCCTAACAACTGGCGCAGTTTCCGCAACGTGGTGGAGTTCAATAACGAGTTCTTCCGTAATTTCGAAAATATCATTCACGCATCTGATCTGGCCGATACTCTATTTAAAGATGCACCAGACAACTTTCGAGCCAGCTTTGCCGACGATCTTACCGGCAACTTCGAGGATTGCGCCCAAGCCATCCCGCCTCAGAACGAAGAAAGCGAAGGTTATGTTCGTATGACCCGTTTACCAGGCGGGCGTAACGAAGAGATCGAAGAGCAAGCGCTGGTAGCCCTCGACGAACTAATAGATGAACTTACCAAACGCCGCTACTTTCGCGATATCGCAATATTGGTCCGCACTCATGGGCACGCTTCGTTAGTATGCGATCTGCTGGTACAAAAAGACATTCCGGTTATCACGGAAAACTCTCTTCAATTGGATCGTCATCCTATTATCCGCCAATTAGCCGGTCTGCTGGGCTTCCTTGACTTTCCGCGTGATGATGTTGCCTTTCTCACTTTTGCCGCAGGCAATGAACTCTTCCTTGCCGAAACCGGCATCACAGAAGAAGAATTTCACAACTGGCTCATCAAACCTAAAAAGCGTCCCCTCGGCGTCTGCTTCCGTGACGATTACCCGGATCAGTGGCAACAATTTATTGAGCCGTTTTACAATCAATCAGGTCTGATGACACCCTACGATTTAACTCGCGAAGCCATTCGGACCTTTCGCGTGCTAGAACGCCATCCGGACGCAGAGCTCTATGTTCGTCGCTTCTTGGAGGTCGTTCACCTTGCCGAAGAAAACGGCTATGGCTCACTGTCAGCATTCTTGGAGTACTGGGACGAAAAATCAGGTGAGGAAAAGGTTCCTCTACCGGAAAACATCGACGCAGTGCGCATTATGACCATTCACAAATCAAAGGGCCTGGAGTTTCCAGTTGTCATCGTGCCCTTCCATAACTGGGCTGTGCGTCCAGACCAAGACTACCTCATCCGCAAGGTAAAAGGACAACGCATACTCACCCCCATGAAGAAAGGAATGGGCAAACCCTATCTCACAAGCATGGGGCGCGCAGTGAGAGAACAGTTGAACCTTCTTTATGTGGCCTGGACCCGTGCCCGAGAAGAGCTCTATGGGTTCTTTACGGAAAAACCTGTGCACTACCCTGCACTGGCCGCCTTGAATCTTTTCCTCGATCTGGAGGAAGACGAAATCTTCGAATACGGCACCCTGCCCCAAGATGGCGAGCCATCACCGCCTCCGCCCAAGCCCGAACCTCAGCAGCTTGATAAAGGCAATACCGAAAATCTTCTCATGGAATGGCTACCGCGCCTGCGCGTATACCGACACAATCGTGACGAGTTCTTCTACAATGAAAAAATGCGAGGCGAGGTTGCTCATAGAGTAATGGAACATCTACGCCTCACTGGAAACGATGAAGAAGATACCAATCGAGCCGTACTCCTTGCTCTTCAGGATTTTCCCATATTAGCGGCACTTGATGAAGAGACCATGCAGAACCTCGATTCAGACCTGCGCACCATGACTCGTTGGGCTTTGACCGATGACAACCTTCGCCGTTGGCTCGACAAAGGAGACCGCGAACCCGAAATCATGGATGCTGAAGGCAACTTCAAACGGCTGGACCTCCTCTACCGGCAAGACAAAACTGTAGTGGTAGACTTCAAGACAGGTCAGCCTACTCCCAAAAATCGTGAGCAGGTACTTGATTATATGAATATTTTGAAAGAGATGGACCCAACTTGTGAGCCAAGCGGTTATCTCGTGTATTTTGATCTTCAGGAAATCCACGAAGTCGCGGAGGATGTATAA
- a CDS encoding 30S ribosomal protein S1 yields MSEEFKDRNGVEEGEASFAELFEQYSDGGGDDLNVGDKVAGQVIQVGETTIFVDTGTKLDGVVEKEELLDEEGNCTVKEGDTVELYVVGKDSGGIKLSRALSGVGGLAMLQEAKAGNLPVEGNVESTCKGGFNVKVMQRRAFCPVSQIDNRFVEDPEEYVGKTMEFLITKLEQGGRNIVISRRALLERETAQAVETFQAETKVGDEVEGTVTRLAPFGAFVEIMPGLDGLVHISQISHGRIGHPEEAVTVGQKVKAKITKYEQDDKGRLKISLSMKELAQDPWDTITATFAEGDKVTGKVVRIADFGAFVEIAPGIDGLVHVSEMSYTQRVHKPADFVKEGQQVSVKIKSIDTASRRIGLSMKDAEGDPWMDVEEKYQAGQKVEGTVEKQEQFGIFIQLEPGITGLLPKSVIARSENASKYEKLHSGDTVEIVIGQVKAGERKISLTTGDVEDDGDWKQFAPKKQKSSANAGGMGLLGAALQDAFNKKK; encoded by the coding sequence GTGTCCGAAGAATTCAAAGATCGTAATGGCGTGGAAGAAGGCGAAGCCAGCTTTGCCGAACTGTTCGAACAGTACAGCGACGGCGGCGGTGACGACCTAAACGTAGGCGACAAGGTCGCCGGCCAGGTCATCCAGGTTGGCGAAACCACCATTTTCGTGGACACCGGCACCAAGCTGGACGGTGTTGTGGAAAAGGAAGAGCTGCTTGACGAAGAAGGCAACTGCACTGTCAAGGAAGGCGACACTGTAGAACTATATGTCGTTGGTAAGGACTCCGGTGGCATCAAACTTTCTCGCGCCCTCTCGGGTGTTGGCGGCCTCGCCATGCTTCAGGAAGCCAAGGCAGGCAATCTGCCCGTCGAAGGCAACGTAGAATCCACCTGTAAGGGAGGGTTCAACGTTAAGGTCATGCAGCGCCGCGCTTTTTGCCCGGTGAGCCAAATCGACAATCGCTTCGTAGAAGACCCTGAAGAGTATGTCGGCAAAACCATGGAGTTTCTGATTACCAAGCTGGAACAGGGCGGCCGCAACATTGTGATCTCCCGCCGCGCTCTGCTGGAACGTGAAACTGCTCAGGCCGTGGAAACCTTCCAAGCCGAAACCAAGGTTGGCGACGAGGTAGAAGGTACGGTCACCCGTCTGGCTCCTTTTGGCGCATTTGTTGAGATCATGCCCGGTCTCGACGGTCTGGTTCACATTTCTCAGATCTCCCACGGTCGCATCGGTCATCCCGAAGAAGCCGTCACCGTTGGCCAGAAGGTCAAAGCCAAGATCACCAAATATGAACAGGACGATAAGGGACGTCTCAAGATTTCCCTTTCCATGAAAGAACTCGCACAGGATCCTTGGGATACCATCACTGCTACCTTTGCCGAAGGCGACAAGGTCACAGGTAAGGTAGTGCGCATCGCCGACTTTGGTGCATTTGTGGAAATCGCTCCTGGTATCGATGGCCTGGTTCACGTCTCTGAGATGAGCTACACCCAGCGAGTTCACAAGCCAGCAGATTTCGTTAAGGAAGGCCAACAGGTTTCGGTCAAAATTAAGTCCATCGACACCGCTTCTCGCCGCATTGGCCTTTCCATGAAAGATGCAGAAGGCGATCCGTGGATGGATGTAGAAGAGAAGTACCAGGCAGGCCAAAAGGTAGAAGGCACCGTGGAGAAGCAGGAGCAATTCGGCATCTTCATTCAGCTTGAACCTGGCATTACCGGCCTGCTGCCTAAATCCGTCATTGCTCGCTCCGAAAACGCTTCCAAGTACGAGAAGCTTCACTCCGGCGATACCGTAGAAATCGTCATCGGCCAGGTAAAAGCCGGGGAACGCAAGATATCCCTCACTACCGGCGATGTTGAAGACGATGGGGACTGGAAACAGTTTGCACCCAAGAAGCAAAAGTCCTCTGCCAACGCTGGTGGAATGGGACTGCTCGGCGCAGCACTTCAAGACGCATTCAACAAGAAAAAATAG
- the asnS gene encoding asparagine--tRNA ligase — protein MKRTKIKYALNAEAPMPEILIKGWVRTKRDNKGFSFVELNDGSCLANIQAVIDHTPEIVAVLDKVGTGASVAIEGELIESPGKGQKWEVRGKSIELLGEADQETFPLQKKRHSDEFLRGIAHLRPRTNKYGAIFRMRSELAQAVHKFFADNDFFYIHTPIITGSDCEGAGEMFRVTTLEPGSKEGAENDFFGQPSSLTVSGQLSVEMFALSLGDCYTFGPTFRAENSNTPRHVAEFWMIEPEIAFADLADDMDLAEEMVKYLVQHMLDNCAEDIELFAKWVDKTLMPTLETILNEPFERLQYTKAIEILKKTKKKFDYPVEWGMDLQTEHERFLCEEKFKKPVFVYDYPKTIKPFYMRMNDDNETVAAMDLLVPRIGELVGGSQREERMDVLTSRMDEMELDKEDYWWYLDSRRYGTAPHAGFGMGFERMLMLVTGVSNIRDVMPFPRTPKSLEF, from the coding sequence ATGAAACGAACCAAAATAAAATACGCACTTAACGCGGAAGCTCCCATGCCTGAGATCCTGATCAAAGGATGGGTCCGCACCAAACGTGACAACAAGGGCTTTTCCTTTGTGGAGCTAAATGATGGTTCCTGTCTGGCCAATATTCAGGCTGTTATCGACCACACCCCGGAAATCGTAGCTGTTCTGGATAAAGTTGGTACAGGTGCCTCAGTTGCCATTGAGGGTGAGTTGATCGAGTCTCCTGGCAAGGGGCAAAAGTGGGAAGTCCGTGGTAAGTCCATTGAATTGCTTGGTGAGGCTGATCAGGAAACTTTCCCTCTCCAGAAAAAACGTCACAGCGATGAATTCTTGCGTGGAATTGCTCACTTGCGGCCTAGGACCAACAAGTATGGTGCAATTTTCCGTATGCGCTCCGAGCTTGCCCAAGCTGTACATAAGTTTTTTGCAGACAATGATTTTTTCTACATTCACACCCCAATCATTACTGGTTCTGATTGCGAAGGCGCAGGCGAGATGTTCCGTGTAACTACCTTGGAGCCAGGCTCTAAGGAGGGCGCCGAGAACGATTTCTTTGGTCAGCCTTCCTCGCTGACCGTGTCTGGGCAGCTTTCAGTAGAAATGTTCGCCCTTTCTTTGGGGGACTGCTACACCTTTGGTCCGACTTTTCGTGCTGAAAATTCCAATACTCCGCGTCATGTGGCGGAATTTTGGATGATTGAACCGGAGATTGCATTTGCCGATTTGGCTGATGATATGGATCTGGCAGAAGAGATGGTTAAGTATTTGGTTCAACACATGCTGGATAATTGTGCAGAAGACATAGAACTGTTCGCCAAGTGGGTGGATAAGACACTTATGCCGACCTTAGAGACTATTCTCAATGAGCCTTTCGAACGACTCCAGTACACCAAAGCTATTGAGATTCTAAAGAAGACCAAAAAGAAGTTTGACTACCCGGTAGAGTGGGGCATGGATCTTCAGACCGAACATGAGCGGTTCCTTTGTGAGGAGAAGTTTAAGAAGCCGGTCTTCGTTTATGACTACCCCAAGACCATCAAACCATTCTATATGCGCATGAATGATGACAACGAGACCGTGGCAGCTATGGATTTGTTGGTACCTCGTATTGGAGAACTGGTCGGTGGCAGTCAGCGTGAGGAGCGTATGGATGTTCTGACCTCTCGTATGGACGAGATGGAGCTCGATAAAGAGGATTATTGGTGGTATCTGGATTCCCGTCGTTACGGAACCGCACCCCATGCAGGTTTTGGTATGGGATTTGAGCGTATGTTAATGTTGGTGACCGGTGTATCAAATATCCGTGACGTTATGCCGTTCCCGAGAACTCCTAAAAGTCTTGAATTTTAA